In the Mycolicibacterium thermoresistibile genome, one interval contains:
- a CDS encoding acyl-CoA dehydrogenase family protein: MIEETVVRLFDEVAARQDHVAIDPLLQKLGWSEIEAEYPVAACALLFRTQGRCLALTDALDRVMLAELAPLVDAPVDCIVLPTLSQGSVPSSNEGQMKGIVLGPLRGRVVVPVSDVPGTVSVTVVDSDQLRGDQLDTFDASVVWTWVEGSIDGDLVDASTEWGRAISAAHRSLATELIALADTALRLAVEHTSVRVQFGSPIGSLQSPRHALAAAAARLEGARAVLDDSWWYGGLLSAQVAKAAAGRAHRAVSDAVLQVCGAMGLTAEHDLHRYVTRGFQIDALCGSYLQLESLLADRLFDVHAPERALPAIINLD; the protein is encoded by the coding sequence ATGATTGAAGAGACTGTAGTCCGTCTGTTCGACGAAGTTGCCGCCAGACAGGACCATGTCGCCATCGATCCGCTGCTGCAGAAACTGGGCTGGTCGGAAATCGAGGCCGAGTATCCGGTGGCAGCGTGTGCGCTGTTGTTCCGGACGCAGGGGCGGTGCCTGGCCCTCACCGATGCGCTGGACCGCGTCATGCTCGCCGAACTCGCGCCGTTGGTCGACGCGCCGGTCGACTGCATCGTGCTGCCGACGCTGTCTCAGGGTTCCGTGCCCAGTTCGAACGAGGGCCAAATGAAGGGAATCGTGCTTGGTCCGCTGCGCGGCCGCGTCGTGGTCCCGGTGTCCGATGTCCCGGGAACGGTTTCAGTCACGGTCGTCGATTCCGATCAACTTCGTGGTGATCAACTCGACACATTCGACGCGTCGGTAGTCTGGACTTGGGTCGAGGGCTCCATCGACGGCGACCTCGTTGACGCGTCGACAGAATGGGGCCGCGCCATTTCCGCGGCGCATCGCTCGCTCGCCACCGAGCTCATTGCCCTCGCCGATACTGCTCTGCGACTCGCGGTCGAGCACACCAGCGTCCGGGTCCAGTTCGGCTCGCCGATCGGCTCGCTGCAGTCCCCGCGCCACGCTCTCGCCGCGGCTGCGGCACGTTTGGAAGGCGCCCGAGCAGTGCTCGACGATTCGTGGTGGTACGGCGGCTTACTGTCGGCGCAAGTAGCGAAGGCCGCGGCCGGCCGGGCGCACCGCGCCGTCAGCGACGCGGTGCTACAGGTCTGCGGGGCAATGGGCCTGACGGCTGAGCATGACCTCCATCGTTACGTGACCCGCGGCTTCCAAATCGACGCGCTGTGCGGATCGTATCTGCAGTTGGAATCGCTATTGGCCGACCGCTTGTTCGATGTTCACGCGCCTGAGCGCGCACTCCCCGCGATCATCAACCTGGACTGA
- a CDS encoding acyl-CoA dehydrogenase family protein: MRRNIFDEVHEDFRATARKFFERECVPNVEKWERDGKVSREAWLAAGEHGLIGWEFDEKYGGLGVKDFRFNQIISEEMFMTGSVGIGLGIQNDILMPYLSSLTTEEQKERWLPKFISGEYIGSIAMSEPAAGSDLAGIKTTACDEGDHWVVNGQKTFISNGLLSKLVLTAVKTDPAAGHKGISLLMIEDGMEGFTRGRKLDKIGQLSADTAELFFDNVKVPKTNLVGELNRGFYHLVSNLPFERVGVACYALPAARRALDLTKAYALERTAFGQPIGKFQVNRHFIAEMQVKLDAAQTYLDQCVLAVNEGTLSAPDAAGLKWWTSEVQWEIIDRCLQLHGGYGYINEYEVARLWRDSRVQRLYAGTTEIMKDLMGRAMGF; the protein is encoded by the coding sequence ATGCGCCGCAACATTTTCGACGAGGTACACGAGGATTTCCGCGCCACCGCACGGAAGTTCTTCGAACGCGAGTGTGTTCCCAATGTGGAGAAATGGGAACGCGACGGCAAAGTTAGCCGCGAAGCGTGGTTGGCCGCCGGCGAGCACGGCCTGATCGGCTGGGAGTTCGACGAGAAATACGGCGGCCTCGGCGTGAAAGATTTTCGGTTCAATCAGATCATCTCCGAAGAGATGTTCATGACAGGTTCAGTCGGCATCGGCCTCGGCATCCAGAACGACATCCTGATGCCTTACCTCAGCAGCCTGACTACCGAAGAACAGAAAGAACGGTGGCTACCGAAGTTCATCTCCGGCGAGTACATCGGTTCGATCGCAATGTCGGAACCCGCTGCTGGATCCGATCTGGCCGGCATCAAGACCACCGCATGCGACGAGGGGGATCATTGGGTCGTCAACGGTCAGAAAACGTTTATCAGCAACGGGTTGCTGTCCAAGCTCGTGCTTACTGCGGTCAAAACCGATCCGGCAGCCGGACATAAAGGCATCAGCCTGTTGATGATCGAGGACGGCATGGAGGGCTTCACCCGGGGACGCAAGCTGGACAAGATCGGCCAGCTCTCCGCCGACACCGCGGAGTTGTTCTTCGACAACGTGAAAGTGCCGAAGACGAACTTGGTTGGTGAACTTAACCGAGGTTTCTATCACCTAGTGTCCAACCTGCCCTTCGAGCGTGTCGGTGTAGCCTGTTACGCCTTGCCCGCAGCGCGGCGAGCCCTCGACCTGACGAAGGCGTATGCATTGGAACGCACTGCGTTTGGTCAGCCGATCGGGAAGTTCCAAGTCAACCGGCACTTCATCGCGGAGATGCAGGTCAAACTCGATGCTGCACAGACATATCTGGACCAGTGCGTACTCGCGGTCAACGAGGGCACCCTTTCCGCTCCCGACGCGGCAGGGCTGAAATGGTGGACCTCCGAGGTGCAGTGGGAGATCATCGATCGATGCCTACAGCTTCACGGTGGCTACGGCTATATCAACGAATACGAAGTCGCCCGCCTGTGGCGCGACTCTCGGGTCCAGCGCCTGTACGCGGGGACCACTGAGATTATGAAGGACCTGATGGGACGAGCCATGGGTTTCTGA
- a CDS encoding FadR/GntR family transcriptional regulator produces MEVTNLREPKMADRVATVLRRMFIRGEIPEGTMLPPESELMERFGVSRPTLREAFRVLESESLIVIQRGVRGGARVTRPRRETLARYAGLILEYEEVTLKDVYEARMTIEMPMVVELAKKRDPAVIAELEAIVANESNLKPGSETVDQLTDFHAAVARLSGNKTLQIVADMLHHIVKTANRSLQPTEGTRAEQAVRRSAKTHRMVLELIKAGDAEKAGELWQRHLQKAEEFVLSGAEMSTVVDLLE; encoded by the coding sequence ATGGAGGTCACCAACCTTCGGGAGCCGAAGATGGCAGATCGGGTGGCCACTGTGCTTCGCCGGATGTTCATCCGCGGTGAGATACCCGAAGGGACAATGCTCCCCCCGGAGTCGGAACTGATGGAGCGCTTCGGAGTATCTCGCCCGACCCTGCGGGAGGCATTCCGAGTGCTCGAGTCGGAATCGCTCATCGTCATCCAACGTGGTGTTCGTGGCGGCGCTAGGGTCACTCGTCCACGACGTGAGACTCTAGCCCGCTACGCTGGACTAATTCTTGAGTATGAAGAAGTGACGCTCAAGGACGTCTACGAAGCGCGAATGACGATCGAAATGCCGATGGTGGTAGAGCTGGCGAAGAAGCGCGATCCCGCAGTAATTGCCGAGTTGGAGGCGATTGTCGCCAACGAGTCGAACTTGAAGCCGGGAAGCGAAACGGTCGACCAATTGACCGACTTTCATGCTGCGGTTGCGCGGCTTTCAGGAAACAAGACGCTGCAGATCGTCGCTGACATGCTCCATCACATCGTCAAGACGGCGAATCGGTCGTTGCAGCCCACCGAGGGTACCCGCGCCGAGCAAGCAGTTCGGCGGTCCGCGAAGACCCATCGAATGGTGTTGGAACTGATTAAAGCCGGCGACGCCGAGAAAGCTGGCGAACTCTGGCAGCGTCACCTGCAGAAGGCAGAGGAATTCGTGCTTTCGGGCGCTGAAATGTCCACCGTGGTCGATCTTCTCGAATAA
- a CDS encoding enoyl-CoA hydratase/isomerase family protein, whose translation MTNSKIATLPRYEEFAPWLLVEKRGGVHVVSINRPQAFNAVNEEVHHAFATIWRALAADNDVRAVVTTGVGKAFSAGGDMAMFDRLIEDPVARQHQITEARTVFLELINFAKPLVSAVNGPAVGLGCSIALLSDFLVMGQSSFLSDPHVAVGLVAGDGGAAMLPLLIGLMKAKEYVLLGDRITAEAAVKLNLVTKVTSDESVLDEALAIGERLVALPSQALRATKVAMNMHLSRAALGVLEYALAEEYTSFSTPEFKERVAAFRARSQK comes from the coding sequence ATGACCAACTCGAAGATCGCCACGCTACCCAGATACGAAGAATTCGCCCCGTGGCTGCTGGTGGAGAAGCGGGGCGGCGTGCATGTTGTGAGCATCAACCGACCGCAAGCGTTCAACGCGGTGAACGAAGAAGTGCACCATGCGTTCGCCACAATATGGCGTGCTCTCGCTGCGGATAACGATGTACGCGCGGTGGTCACTACCGGCGTCGGTAAGGCATTCTCGGCAGGTGGAGACATGGCGATGTTCGACCGCCTGATCGAAGATCCAGTGGCACGACAACATCAGATCACCGAAGCCAGAACTGTTTTTCTTGAATTGATCAATTTCGCCAAGCCATTGGTGTCGGCGGTCAACGGCCCGGCCGTGGGACTCGGGTGTTCGATCGCGCTGCTGAGTGACTTCCTCGTCATGGGGCAGAGCAGTTTTCTGTCGGACCCACACGTTGCGGTGGGTCTTGTCGCCGGCGACGGGGGCGCCGCGATGCTGCCGTTGCTGATCGGTCTAATGAAGGCGAAAGAGTATGTCTTGCTAGGGGACCGGATTACAGCCGAAGCGGCAGTGAAACTTAACCTGGTGACAAAAGTGACCAGCGATGAGTCGGTCCTCGACGAGGCATTGGCTATCGGTGAGAGGTTGGTCGCGTTGCCATCACAGGCGTTGCGCGCCACCAAAGTCGCGATGAACATGCACCTGTCGCGGGCCGCCCTCGGCGTGCTCGAATATGCGTTGGCTGAAGAGTACACATCGTTCTCCACGCCGGAGTTCAAGGAGCGGGTCGCGGCGTTCCGGGCCAGGTCGCAGAAGTAA
- a CDS encoding thiolase C-terminal domain-containing protein — protein MRNVAIVGAGMTPFGEHFDLGIKDLVPMAFAEAVGNVDKGIEKAEIEAAWFGELSTTDGFPSGILADTLDLTDIPVTRIENACATGNDAIRNGVLAIASGLYDVVLVVGADKVRETSSTTTFWDWAAMTRDNAWDYPLGLVAPANFALHITRYLHESPATKEHMAMIAVKNHFHALKNPKAQLRYEITVEQALAAPIIVEPFGLYDCTPQSDGAAAVILAAEEVVDRYTDSPVWVRGVGIGMDRVMHQHKKDMTTFPPTVRAAKSAMKMAGLTPGDIDVAEVHDCFTGVELISYEDLGFADRFEAYKLVEAADNYVGGSIPINASGGLKAKGHPPGATGVAQCYELFIQLRGQAENQVDGARVALAHNIGGPTAVSAVTILSSDKK, from the coding sequence ATGAGAAACGTCGCGATAGTAGGGGCGGGAATGACACCCTTCGGTGAGCATTTCGATTTGGGCATCAAGGATCTCGTACCCATGGCCTTTGCCGAAGCCGTGGGAAATGTAGACAAGGGCATCGAGAAGGCCGAGATCGAGGCAGCGTGGTTCGGCGAGTTGTCGACTACCGACGGCTTCCCGTCGGGAATACTTGCGGACACACTCGACCTCACCGACATTCCGGTGACACGCATTGAAAATGCCTGTGCGACAGGAAATGATGCGATTCGCAACGGTGTACTGGCGATCGCCTCTGGGCTGTATGACGTCGTGCTCGTTGTAGGAGCGGACAAAGTACGTGAGACGTCGTCCACCACCACTTTTTGGGACTGGGCCGCGATGACACGCGACAACGCCTGGGACTATCCGCTCGGTCTGGTGGCGCCGGCGAACTTCGCTTTGCACATCACGCGTTATCTGCACGAGTCGCCGGCGACCAAAGAACACATGGCCATGATTGCGGTCAAGAATCACTTCCATGCTCTGAAGAACCCTAAAGCGCAATTGCGCTACGAGATCACGGTGGAGCAGGCGTTGGCCGCCCCGATTATTGTCGAGCCGTTCGGCCTCTATGACTGCACACCGCAGAGCGATGGGGCAGCGGCTGTGATCTTAGCCGCCGAAGAGGTCGTTGACCGCTACACCGACTCTCCGGTCTGGGTGCGCGGTGTCGGCATCGGGATGGACCGGGTGATGCACCAGCATAAGAAGGACATGACCACCTTCCCGCCGACGGTACGGGCGGCGAAGTCGGCTATGAAGATGGCCGGCCTTACGCCGGGCGATATCGATGTGGCCGAGGTGCACGACTGTTTCACCGGCGTCGAGTTGATCAGTTACGAGGATCTCGGATTCGCCGACCGTTTCGAGGCATACAAGTTGGTAGAGGCCGCCGATAACTATGTCGGAGGGTCCATCCCGATCAACGCGAGCGGAGGCCTCAAGGCGAAGGGTCATCCGCCGGGCGCGACGGGTGTGGCCCAATGCTATGAACTGTTCATCCAACTTCGCGGTCAAGCCGAGAACCAAGTGGACGGCGCTCGAGTCGCTCTGGCGCATAACATCGGCGGTCCCACCGCCGTCTCAGCCGTGACCATTCTCTCCAGCGACAAGAAGTGA
- a CDS encoding Zn-ribbon domain-containing OB-fold protein: MVSVGTYLPPWRSGRQRVRGPDEDALTMAVAAGRAADPNAQARGVVFISRNFPLIEGGNAAVLLAALGLPNETPVAEVLGGAPAVLDQIVGAASGTLVIAADDNDRVAGAAAVLTGERGAEITATGRQSRSLPLVARGDDGSSHTYSDPRLQREVGVRASLAKLNLSGAVAGVAGVPAAQIGKGVDAEDAVEEAVPSATGVIRALATAIEKQLSGMMIGIEQAAVSVAQLRSPNEVVTVTRDEVAPRAMPDFEIADGTGIPISMPAYSRAFEPKIRWEAAVFEEQTEMDTTPQFPPRLRVDASGRLVRDYRLEPLPRTGTVYTHTTVRIPVPDLPSPYSLAVVQLDNSPVRALLKVTAVPAGETKIGQAGEVVLRRIAIRAGIPDDGYAFWPGRSEKGIQA; encoded by the coding sequence ATTGTGTCGGTCGGCACTTACCTGCCGCCGTGGCGCAGCGGCAGACAGAGAGTCAGGGGGCCAGACGAGGATGCGCTCACCATGGCAGTCGCTGCGGGCAGGGCGGCCGACCCGAACGCGCAAGCGCGCGGAGTGGTGTTTATCTCTCGGAACTTCCCGCTTATCGAAGGTGGCAACGCTGCAGTCCTACTTGCTGCGCTCGGATTGCCCAACGAGACGCCCGTCGCCGAGGTACTCGGCGGCGCTCCTGCGGTGCTGGACCAGATCGTGGGTGCGGCCTCGGGCACCCTGGTCATCGCTGCTGACGACAACGACCGAGTGGCGGGTGCAGCGGCCGTGCTGACCGGCGAGCGTGGCGCTGAAATCACCGCCACTGGTCGGCAGAGCCGTAGCCTTCCGCTGGTCGCACGGGGTGACGATGGTTCTAGTCACACATATTCGGACCCCCGCCTGCAACGTGAGGTAGGTGTGCGCGCCAGCCTGGCCAAGCTCAACCTCAGCGGCGCGGTCGCGGGTGTGGCCGGTGTGCCCGCGGCCCAGATCGGCAAGGGGGTCGACGCTGAGGATGCGGTAGAAGAGGCGGTGCCGTCGGCGACCGGTGTGATACGCGCGTTGGCGACCGCGATCGAGAAACAGCTGTCCGGGATGATGATCGGGATCGAGCAGGCGGCCGTGAGTGTCGCGCAGCTGCGGTCACCGAACGAGGTCGTCACCGTTACTCGCGACGAGGTCGCGCCCCGCGCGATGCCCGACTTCGAGATCGCGGACGGCACTGGCATCCCGATTTCGATGCCTGCTTACAGCCGCGCGTTCGAACCAAAGATCCGTTGGGAAGCCGCGGTTTTCGAAGAACAGACCGAAATGGACACGACACCGCAGTTCCCGCCGCGGCTGCGGGTGGACGCCTCCGGAAGACTAGTCCGCGACTACCGGCTCGAGCCGCTGCCGCGCACCGGAACCGTGTATACGCACACCACAGTACGAATCCCGGTGCCCGACTTGCCGAGTCCGTACTCATTAGCTGTGGTTCAACTCGATAACAGCCCTGTCCGGGCACTGCTCAAGGTGACCGCGGTGCCGGCGGGCGAGACCAAAATCGGCCAGGCAGGAGAAGTGGTGTTGCGGCGGATTGCGATTAGGGCCGGTATCCCCGACGACGGATATGCATTCTGGCCGGGCCGTTCAGAAAAAGGAATTCAGGCATGA
- a CDS encoding acyl-CoA dehydrogenase family protein translates to MSQFDALCANEPELAALRASVRDFLKADRAEFGWQPDVDSWLGQWDEAFSARLGAAGFVGLTIPKKYGGAGLTHLHRYVVIEELLAQGAPVAAHWVADRQVVPSLLSYGSEDQRKRLLPRIAAGTFFSSIGMSEHGAGSDLAAVQTKAVSADGGWLLNGTKVWTSGAHKAHQVVVLARTSPPDRQMRHSGFSQFLVPCGTDGVRIEPILMMNGDHHFNEVSFEDVFVPESDVLGQIGQGWHQVTAELSFERSGPERILSTVPLIVAAIRVLGNTPTTDDTTAGILGDLLARLISLRQLSIWVARTLNESHAAANQAALVKDLGTQFEQESTDVIIDVLNAVEATPELAALSATAMLHKPVFTLRGGTNEVLRGVVARGMGLR, encoded by the coding sequence GTGAGTCAATTCGACGCGCTTTGCGCCAACGAACCCGAACTCGCCGCGTTGCGGGCGTCGGTCCGCGACTTCCTGAAAGCCGACCGTGCCGAGTTCGGTTGGCAGCCTGACGTCGATTCCTGGCTGGGTCAGTGGGACGAGGCCTTCAGTGCCCGCCTCGGCGCAGCCGGTTTTGTCGGACTGACTATTCCCAAGAAATACGGCGGAGCGGGGTTGACTCATCTACACCGCTATGTCGTTATCGAGGAACTGCTGGCTCAGGGTGCACCAGTGGCTGCGCACTGGGTTGCCGATCGTCAAGTCGTTCCAAGCCTGCTGAGCTATGGAAGCGAAGACCAGCGCAAACGACTGCTGCCCCGCATCGCCGCCGGAACCTTCTTCTCCTCCATCGGGATGAGCGAGCACGGGGCAGGTTCCGACCTGGCTGCCGTGCAGACCAAGGCAGTCAGCGCCGACGGCGGTTGGCTGCTCAACGGAACCAAGGTTTGGACCAGCGGTGCGCACAAGGCGCATCAAGTGGTCGTGCTCGCCCGAACCAGTCCGCCGGATCGACAGATGCGGCACTCCGGCTTCAGTCAATTTCTGGTCCCCTGCGGTACCGACGGTGTGCGGATCGAGCCAATCCTGATGATGAACGGCGACCATCACTTCAACGAGGTTTCGTTCGAGGACGTCTTCGTTCCTGAGAGCGACGTGCTCGGGCAGATAGGTCAGGGGTGGCACCAGGTCACCGCGGAGTTGTCCTTCGAACGCAGCGGACCCGAGCGAATCCTCTCGACCGTGCCGCTGATCGTCGCGGCGATCCGGGTGCTAGGTAACACGCCAACCACCGATGACACCACTGCCGGAATCCTCGGTGACCTGCTGGCACGGCTCATCTCGCTGCGGCAATTATCGATCTGGGTCGCACGCACACTCAATGAATCTCATGCGGCGGCGAATCAGGCCGCGTTGGTCAAGGACCTGGGCACCCAGTTCGAACAAGAGTCGACCGACGTAATCATCGACGTGCTGAACGCGGTGGAAGCGACGCCCGAGTTGGCTGCCTTGAGCGCCACCGCAATGCTGCACAAGCCGGTATTTACGCTGCGCGGTGGCACCAACGAGGTGCTTCGGGGCGTTGTCGCTCGAGGAATGGGGTTGCGTTGA
- a CDS encoding acyl-CoA dehydrogenase family protein, translated as MSALSGGVFATDIAGDEYTDLRQLVHEIGRRSFDARVGQRRVPEQFDTNLWHHLQESGLTRLTSSGDVEAGPNELAVVLAGIAQHSGAIPLAETDALAGWLGQRADVDLPVGPLTVAVADAEETAGYVRGIAPDVPWARSSAAVLLVARTADRTLVGTVDNATSDLADGHNLAGEPRSRLTFDIPVEKLAAVDSTLGVELWVRGAWCRCVQTIGTLDAVVAMSVNHTAERIQFGRTLSRFQSVQHGLAAMAGEIERARAAASLAVAAAADNGFESARTEFAVTAARAAVGRAVTPVTTIAHQLHGAIGVTTEHPLWSATMRARSWAGEFGTTNGYARRLGRMALQAHDPWDLVIGNI; from the coding sequence TTGAGTGCACTTTCGGGCGGAGTATTCGCCACCGACATCGCAGGAGACGAGTACACCGACCTGCGGCAGCTGGTCCACGAAATCGGACGCCGGTCATTTGACGCACGCGTCGGCCAACGGCGAGTGCCCGAGCAATTCGATACGAACCTGTGGCACCACCTTCAGGAGTCGGGACTGACACGTTTGACTAGCAGCGGCGATGTCGAGGCCGGACCGAACGAGCTGGCTGTCGTGCTGGCAGGCATAGCCCAGCACTCCGGTGCCATCCCGCTCGCCGAAACCGATGCCTTGGCCGGCTGGCTCGGGCAACGGGCAGATGTTGATCTGCCCGTGGGGCCGTTGACCGTCGCAGTCGCCGACGCCGAGGAGACTGCCGGTTACGTGCGTGGAATCGCACCTGACGTCCCATGGGCGCGCTCCAGCGCTGCCGTGCTACTGGTGGCCCGGACGGCGGACCGAACGCTCGTCGGCACCGTCGACAACGCCACATCCGATCTGGCCGACGGGCATAACCTTGCCGGAGAACCACGAAGCCGGCTTACCTTCGATATCCCGGTCGAGAAACTGGCCGCCGTAGACTCGACCCTTGGAGTCGAGCTGTGGGTGCGTGGTGCGTGGTGTCGCTGCGTGCAGACGATTGGCACCCTGGATGCCGTCGTCGCCATGTCGGTGAACCACACCGCCGAAAGAATCCAGTTCGGGCGAACACTCAGCAGGTTTCAGTCCGTGCAACACGGGTTAGCCGCGATGGCCGGCGAGATCGAACGCGCCAGGGCCGCTGCCTCACTCGCCGTCGCAGCAGCTGCGGACAACGGATTTGAGTCTGCCCGAACAGAATTCGCTGTCACCGCGGCCAGGGCAGCTGTCGGGCGCGCTGTCACCCCCGTAACGACCATCGCGCATCAGCTGCACGGCGCGATCGGTGTCACTACTGAACATCCGCTGTGGTCAGCCACGATGCGTGCGCGAAGCTGGGCGGGCGAATTCGGCACGACGAACGGATATGCACGCCGGCTCGGCCGCATGGCTCTTCAGGCCCACGATCCGTGGGATCTGGTGATCGGCAATATTTGA
- a CDS encoding 3,4-dihydroxy-2-butanone-4-phosphate synthase, translated as MVDPPQRCLRCSPGRGTGRRLGGNPAVGRRRWATGDVDSGNLAPRQRRASTMSGRNAARTGTGAGAASPRLPPPCFWFHMAPSAGSDPRDWKNTDMNVTTVYSIPVPRDMPWWPIAAAAAELARGELILLQHDHRVVLVGCADTTTSAQMAFIARHTAGAIRVVLQDRCCDPRPLTGQRVNVETSSAVTAGVSGAVRIAPARVLAESHSAPSDVTPSGHVLPVRWNSQTPDHCEAIAAIALALTDAAIPHSSGAVCADLQGVDGPAGIEEAKAFAFRHRLTLVDARA; from the coding sequence ATGGTTGATCCACCACAACGGTGTCTTCGATGCTCCCCGGGACGTGGTACTGGCCGCCGCCTCGGAGGTAATCCGGCGGTTGGTCGAAGACGATGGGCGACCGGGGACGTCGATTCAGGAAATCTTGCCCCGCGTCAGCGTCGAGCCTCAACGATGTCGGGACGGAACGCAGCTCGAACCGGGACGGGCGCCGGCGCAGCAAGCCCTCGCCTCCCACCGCCATGCTTCTGGTTCCACATGGCCCCATCGGCCGGAAGTGATCCGCGCGACTGGAAGAACACAGACATGAACGTGACGACCGTGTATTCGATTCCTGTCCCGCGCGACATGCCGTGGTGGCCGATCGCTGCGGCGGCAGCCGAGCTCGCGCGTGGTGAACTCATCCTCCTGCAACACGATCACCGAGTCGTGCTTGTCGGGTGCGCTGACACCACCACTTCCGCCCAGATGGCATTCATCGCGCGGCACACCGCCGGAGCGATCCGGGTCGTGCTCCAAGATCGCTGCTGCGACCCTCGTCCACTAACGGGCCAACGCGTCAACGTCGAAACGTCATCCGCCGTGACCGCCGGTGTTTCGGGCGCGGTCCGAATTGCCCCAGCACGAGTCCTCGCCGAGTCACACTCCGCGCCGAGTGATGTAACACCGAGTGGGCATGTGTTACCGGTTCGATGGAACTCCCAAACTCCTGATCACTGCGAGGCAATCGCAGCCATCGCACTCGCGCTTACCGACGCAGCGATACCTCACTCGAGTGGAGCGGTGTGTGCGGACCTTCAAGGCGTTGACGGTCCCGCTGGTATCGAGGAAGCGAAGGCGTTCGCGTTCCGGCACAGACTCACCCTGGTCGACGCTCGAGCCTGA
- a CDS encoding Rieske 2Fe-2S domain-containing protein, with product MAELPSMSPTGWFQIAWSADITERAVVPLHYFGRDLVAFRKADGSVSVLDAHCQHLGANLAHGGCVVEDGIQCPFHGWVWDGEGRNVRIPYEKRPNRGRRVRSYPVTEANDSIYIWHDATGTAPQWQVPDGRAVLGNHVASRNYYEFTEECRTRFERVKVHPQVIAENAVDPHHFRFVHRTAISPRVLHETRDEVTWSAKVGFGERWADGVDRRDDTINTIEIYWSGVGFSFTGEHLREGVRIISVCATPVDDTRSDIFAGYWISDESNDDFAERLAVAKLALPDDIRIWEHQRYMERPALAPSEAAGYDALRSWAKGFYPEPAGHGL from the coding sequence ATGGCCGAGCTGCCGAGCATGTCGCCGACCGGCTGGTTCCAAATCGCTTGGAGCGCCGACATCACCGAACGTGCGGTCGTACCGCTGCATTATTTCGGTCGCGATCTTGTGGCTTTCCGGAAGGCGGACGGATCGGTCAGTGTCCTGGATGCGCATTGTCAGCATCTCGGTGCCAATCTCGCCCACGGCGGTTGCGTGGTCGAGGACGGAATCCAGTGCCCGTTTCATGGCTGGGTTTGGGATGGCGAGGGGCGCAACGTGCGAATCCCGTACGAGAAGCGCCCGAACCGGGGACGCCGAGTTCGGTCGTATCCCGTTACCGAGGCCAACGACTCGATCTACATCTGGCACGACGCGACGGGAACGGCGCCCCAGTGGCAGGTGCCTGATGGACGCGCAGTGCTCGGTAACCACGTCGCGTCGCGGAACTATTACGAGTTCACCGAGGAGTGCCGGACTCGGTTCGAACGTGTCAAGGTTCACCCACAGGTAATTGCCGAGAATGCCGTGGACCCACATCATTTCCGTTTCGTGCACCGCACCGCGATCAGCCCGCGGGTGCTGCACGAGACACGCGACGAGGTGACTTGGTCGGCCAAGGTCGGATTCGGAGAGCGGTGGGCGGACGGGGTCGACCGACGCGACGACACTATTAACACAATCGAGATCTATTGGTCGGGTGTCGGCTTCTCCTTCACTGGCGAGCACCTTAGGGAGGGAGTCCGCATTATCTCCGTCTGCGCAACGCCCGTTGATGACACGAGGTCGGATATCTTCGCTGGTTACTGGATCAGTGACGAGTCGAATGACGACTTTGCAGAACGGTTGGCTGTGGCCAAACTGGCGCTACCGGACGACATTCGGATCTGGGAGCATCAGCGCTATATGGAGCGGCCGGCCCTGGCGCCCTCGGAGGCAGCCGGCTACGACGCTCTACGTTCGTGGGCGAAGGGCTTCTACCCCGAACCAGCCGGGCATGGACTCTGA